The Rhodothermales bacterium genome includes a region encoding these proteins:
- a CDS encoding DUF4249 family protein translates to MAEPEPARLVVEAFVETGRPLPAVTIRRTADLDDPAAAPPVADAVVTLTLGGEAVGYAPVPGQPGRYAPQRALAAASGATLRLEVTALGQRATAASLLPAPITLDSVRVVPAAAPVEAVFADSLGLEVREGFLYPVDVTLYWTAPAADSNADSSWVRARLSPPAAFPSAVVDFVLLTDATRREADLAAGGAVRRWSGVYAVPVDTSDDPLPPHALDVALLRSGPDYARYALSRTDPDRREPVGNVTGGIGIAVGLALDRWTLAVGE, encoded by the coding sequence GTGGCGGAGCCCGAGCCTGCGCGGCTCGTCGTCGAGGCGTTCGTGGAAACGGGCCGGCCGCTGCCCGCCGTGACGATCCGCCGCACGGCCGACCTCGACGACCCCGCCGCCGCGCCGCCCGTGGCCGATGCCGTCGTGACGCTCACACTCGGCGGCGAGGCGGTGGGCTACGCGCCCGTGCCCGGGCAGCCGGGGCGCTACGCCCCGCAGCGCGCCCTCGCGGCAGCCTCAGGCGCAACGCTGAGGCTGGAGGTGACCGCTCTCGGCCAGCGCGCGACGGCCGCCAGCCTGCTCCCCGCGCCGATCACGCTCGATAGCGTCCGCGTCGTCCCCGCCGCTGCGCCCGTCGAAGCCGTCTTCGCCGACTCGCTCGGGCTGGAGGTGCGCGAGGGCTTCCTCTACCCCGTGGACGTGACGCTCTACTGGACCGCGCCCGCTGCCGACTCGAACGCCGACTCGTCGTGGGTCCGCGCTCGCCTGAGCCCACCCGCCGCGTTCCCCTCCGCCGTCGTGGACTTCGTGTTGCTAACCGACGCGACGCGACGCGAGGCCGACCTCGCCGCAGGGGGGGCCGTCCGCCGGTGGAGCGGCGTCTACGCCGTGCCTGTCGATACGTCCGACGACCCGCTGCCGCCGCACGCGCTCGACGTGGCGCTCCTCCGTAGCGGGCCGGACTACGCCCGCTACGCCCTCAGCCGCACCGACCCCGACCGCCGCGAGCCCGTCGGGAATGTGACGGGCGGCATTGGCATCGCCGTCGGCCTCGCGCTCGATCGGTGGACGCTGGCGGTCGGGGAGTAG